One Halobaculum roseum DNA segment encodes these proteins:
- a CDS encoding DUF433 domain-containing protein produces the protein MTEIVRDDDHSAGSPTIEGTGIRVVDVASAYEHSGYDPDEITQLYPPLDLVDVHTALAYYYEHIEELRPATESSASA, from the coding sequence ATGACCGAGATCGTCCGCGACGACGACCACAGCGCCGGCTCGCCGACCATCGAGGGAACCGGCATTCGCGTCGTCGACGTCGCGAGCGCCTACGAGCACAGCGGGTACGACCCCGACGAGATCACGCAGTTGTACCCGCCGCTGGACCTCGTTGACGTGCACACCGCGCTCGCGTACTACTACGAGCACATCGAGGAGCTTCGTCCCGCGACGGAGTCGTCGGCCTCCGCGTGA
- a CDS encoding transcriptional regulator, with protein sequence MAVDTRESKAEFARRLASAGYDDFLILDREAAATVLTERREELIDAIRTETPESITALAGAVDRDVAAVHRDLDVLFEYGVVEYEESGGRKAPRLKHERVFVEPVA encoded by the coding sequence ATGGCCGTCGACACCCGCGAGAGCAAAGCCGAGTTCGCCCGACGGCTCGCGAGCGCCGGCTACGACGACTTCCTGATCCTCGACCGCGAGGCGGCGGCGACCGTCCTCACCGAGCGTCGCGAGGAACTGATCGACGCGATCCGGACCGAGACGCCCGAGTCGATCACGGCGCTCGCGGGCGCGGTCGACCGCGACGTTGCTGCGGTGCACCGCGATCTCGACGTGCTGTTCGAGTATGGTGTCGTCGAGTACGAGGAATCCGGCGGACGGAAGGCTCCGCGGCTGAAACACGAGCGGGTGTTCGTCGAGCCGGTCGCGTGA
- a CDS encoding DUF5615 family PIN-like protein, producing the protein MSPVLYLDESIWAPVADGLRQRGRTVHTAHEEETAGHTDREQLRYARDRDWTLVTFDDDFLSLVEGDGLPHEGIVYIDQRGKRVGDVVRDLDTALEYLDDEWEGVYYA; encoded by the coding sequence GTGAGCCCGGTGCTGTATCTCGACGAGAGTATCTGGGCTCCGGTGGCCGACGGACTCCGCCAGCGTGGTCGAACTGTCCACACCGCCCACGAGGAGGAGACTGCGGGCCACACGGACAGGGAGCAGCTCAGGTACGCTCGCGACCGAGACTGGACGCTCGTCACGTTCGACGACGACTTCCTCTCGTTGGTCGAGGGGGACGGCCTTCCGCACGAGGGGATCGTGTATATCGACCAGCGTGGGAAGCGCGTCGGTGACGTCGTCCGCGATCTCGACACTGCGCTGGAGTACCTCGACGACGAGTGGGAGGGCGTATACTACGCCTAA